The following are encoded in a window of Spiroplasma tabanidicola genomic DNA:
- a CDS encoding M3 family metallopeptidase, with amino-acid sequence MKRELVAKEYKWNLNNIYKTKKDFLKDLNKYIKGNKKLLKYKNKLSDFLTYKKFFLENEKINEINDKLRYFLNILDVEQNNSFAQELDAIYNQKVVELDGMFTWVTEEVKSFNQKEFLKKVENDKDLNSYKKFFVDFYKNLNYILPYKERNLLSRVSNSSSIIYEMYSALIYKDKKRKKFIFKDKKYDLDETTYAKILADTKPIEDQILRAKYSYEFKQELNNKKHTFIKLYDALTRENIEYANLIGKKNFFDLFFDKDDFYKSHLFTLLEASKSAKEVYREYLKIYKDFFGFTDKFYNTDTSLKFVKSNKDIIDVEKGKDIIKKVCSKLGNEYLLFLNKSLENYKIDYYESENKSTDAFTIPSDKYDNLISMNWTENWESVYTLIHELGHAVHFEFAKKYQPKPLNNFDNLIAEIASTFNEHLLSDELLNTNNKNLKINILQNNIDFVSLNFLSSTLWTKFELEVYKLIENKEVLNYTKIKKIIDNMESKIKIFNEYDKDMKYYEWFNISHLYEEPFYLFKYAVTVAISYHFFLDFKKTNDSTNYLNFLKEGGSLDPIELFKKYGFDCTKKESYDPLIKHIENLINNLKQELKELN; translated from the coding sequence ATGAAAAGAGAATTAGTCGCAAAAGAATATAAATGAAATTTAAATAATATTTATAAAACAAAAAAAGATTTTTTAAAAGATTTAAATAAATATATTAAAGGTAATAAGAAGTTATTAAAATATAAAAACAAACTAAGTGATTTTTTAACTTATAAAAAATTCTTTTTAGAAAATGAAAAAATAAATGAGATTAATGATAAACTGAGATACTTTTTGAATATATTAGATGTTGAGCAAAACAATAGTTTTGCACAAGAACTTGATGCAATTTATAATCAAAAAGTAGTCGAACTTGATGGCATGTTTACATGAGTAACAGAAGAGGTTAAAAGTTTTAATCAAAAAGAGTTTTTAAAAAAAGTAGAAAACGATAAAGATTTAAATTCTTATAAAAAGTTTTTTGTTGATTTTTATAAAAATTTAAATTACATATTACCCTATAAAGAAAGAAATCTTTTATCAAGAGTTTCTAATTCATCTTCAATAATATATGAAATGTATTCCGCATTAATTTATAAGGATAAAAAAAGAAAAAAATTTATTTTTAAAGATAAAAAATATGATTTAGATGAAACAACTTATGCAAAAATTCTTGCAGATACAAAACCAATTGAAGACCAAATTCTAAGAGCCAAATATTCTTATGAGTTTAAACAAGAATTAAATAATAAAAAACATACTTTTATAAAACTTTATGATGCTTTAACAAGAGAAAATATTGAATATGCAAATTTAATAGGTAAAAAAAATTTTTTTGATTTATTCTTTGATAAAGATGACTTTTATAAAAGTCATTTATTCACTTTGTTAGAAGCATCAAAATCTGCAAAAGAAGTGTATAGAGAATATTTAAAAATATATAAAGACTTTTTTGGTTTTACAGATAAATTTTATAACACTGATACTTCTTTAAAATTTGTAAAATCAAATAAAGATATAATAGATGTTGAAAAAGGAAAAGATATAATAAAAAAAGTATGTAGCAAATTAGGAAATGAGTATTTGTTATTTTTAAATAAATCATTAGAAAATTACAAAATTGATTATTACGAAAGTGAAAATAAGTCAACTGATGCTTTTACAATACCTTCAGATAAATACGATAATCTAATTTCTATGAATTGAACTGAAAATTGAGAATCGGTTTATACTTTAATCCATGAACTTGGTCATGCAGTGCATTTTGAGTTTGCAAAAAAATATCAACCTAAACCTTTAAATAATTTTGATAATTTGATCGCAGAAATAGCTTCAACTTTTAATGAGCATTTATTAAGTGATGAGCTTTTAAATACTAATAATAAAAACTTAAAAATAAATATTTTACAAAATAATATAGATTTTGTTTCTTTGAATTTTTTATCTTCTACTCTTTGAACTAAGTTTGAACTTGAAGTGTATAAACTTATTGAAAATAAAGAAGTTTTAAATTATACAAAAATAAAAAAAATAATTGATAATATGGAATCTAAAATTAAAATATTTAATGAATATGATAAAGACATGAAATATTATGAATGATTTAATATAAGCCATTTATATGAAGAACCTTTTTATCTATTTAAGTATGCTGTAACAGTTGCTATTTCTTATCACTTTTTCTTAGACTTTAAAAAAACTAATGATTCTACAAATTATTTAAACTTTTTAAAAGAAGGTGGATCACTAGATCCTATAGAATTATTTAAAAAATATGGATTTGATTGTACAAAAAAAGAATCATATGATCCTTTAATAAAACACATTGAAAATTTAATAAATAATTTAAAACAAGAATTAAAAGAATTAAATTAA